The Bradyrhizobium sp. CCBAU 051011 DNA segment ATATGATCCTGCATCTGCACCGGGCAGGGCATTCCACCTATACGAGGCAGCGCAGCCACGGTGTCTCGTTCCGTGTTATCGCGAAATGGATGCGGCTCGCGGGTGTCGATCACATTCATGCCGGCACGGTGGTCGGCAAGCTGGAAGGAGATCCCGCGACCACCCGCGGCTATTACGACATCTGCCGCGAGGACTATAACCCAGCGCGGCTCGAACATGGCGTGTTCTTCGACCAGCATTGGGCGAGCCTCAACAAGATGATGCCGGTGGCGTCGGGCGGCATTCATGCCGGCCAGATGCACCAGTTGCTGGACCATCTCGGCGAGGACGTGGTGCTGCAGTTCGGCGGCGGCACCATCGGTCATCCGATGGGCATCCAGGCCGGCGCCACCGCCAACCGGGTGGCGCTGGAAGCGATGATCCTCGCGCGCAACGAGGGCCGCGACTACCTGCACGAGGGACCCGAGATTCTCGCCAAGGCAGCGGCGACCTGTACGCCGCTAAAGGCCGCGCTCGAAGTCTGGAAGGACGTCACCTTCAACTACGAATCAACAGACATGCCGGACTATGTGCCGACCGCCAGCGTCGCGATGTAAGGAGAGAAGATCATGCGTATCACTCAGGGATGTTTTTCGTTTCTGCCTGATCTTACCGATGAGCAGATCACCCGGCAGGTGCAGTATTGCCTCGGCAAGGGATGGGCGGTGAACATCGAATTCACCGACGATCCGCACCCGCGCAATAATTTTTGGGAGATGTGGGGCCTGCCGATGTTCGACCTGCCCGATGCCGCGGGCGTGCTGATGGAACTCAACGAGTGCCGCAAGGTCTATGGCGATCGCTACATCCGGATGTCGGCCTACGATTCCAGCCATGGCTGGGAGTCGCTGCGGCTGTCGTTCATCGTCAACCGGCCGAAGGATGAGCCCGGCTTCCGCCTCGAACGCCACGAGATGGCCGGCCGCAACATCAGGTACACGACGACATCCTATGCCGCCGACCGCCCGGAGGGCCGGCGCTACGGGTAAACAACTCCTCGGGCCGGCGGACGAGTTCTCCCTGATCGTTGCTGCGTTCGCCGGAACTGCTCCGTCGCTGTGCAAGCGGCGACGGAGGTTTTTTGTTTCTCAGGAATGCGCGCTGAGGTTCGGCAGATGGATATGGATGTGCCAACAACCACGGACAGGGTAAGCCTTCGGGAGGAGCTCGAGGCCGTCGGCATCGAGGAAATCCTGACGCAGCTCGATCGCGAGCTGATCGGCTTGAAGCCGGTCAAGACG contains these protein-coding regions:
- a CDS encoding ribulose bisphosphate carboxylase small subunit, producing MRITQGCFSFLPDLTDEQITRQVQYCLGKGWAVNIEFTDDPHPRNNFWEMWGLPMFDLPDAAGVLMELNECRKVYGDRYIRMSAYDSSHGWESLRLSFIVNRPKDEPGFRLERHEMAGRNIRYTTTSYAADRPEGRRYG